The Magallana gigas chromosome 6, xbMagGiga1.1, whole genome shotgun sequence genome includes the window aaatttgattcgtgtaaattttatataccgttCTAGGCTCTGATCCGCGGAAAAAACATGACGCGGAAAAAATCTGATATACGGTATTTAGTGAAATTATttcgattttgttttgtttccacgAAAAAGAGAACAACCGGCACGAGTTAACACAAATCAAATGTAGAATAAAACACAATCTGAccagtcaaaaatttaaaaattgcaaaatttattcAACAAACAATCAACAGACTAATCATGGTTCAGTATAGTTAGATCCGTCAGTGGATGACTTTTCCTTCTAGTAGGTACCCTGAAATTCAGAAAGAAAACATGTTAATATTAGtagattatttaattaaaacccaagaaaaacatgaacaaaaaaaccccgaaaactacttatattgtaaaaaatcgtttaaatatttagaaattagaaaatatcaaactacatgtaattacctTTCCATATCTGTAACCTCCGTGACCCCCATGACGTCTCCCGTAACCGTAGCCACCGTATCCATAACCACCGAGATTTCTTCCTCCAAAACTTCCGAGTTGTCCGAGACCTCCGAATTGTCCGAGACCTCCGAATTGTCCGAGACCTCCGAGTTGTCCGAGACCTCCTCCGTATTGTCCGAGACCTCCTCCGTATTGTCCGAGACCTCCGTATTGTCCGAGACCTCCGTATTGTCCGAGACCTCCTCCGTATTGTCCGAGACCTCCTCCGTATCCATATCTACCATAGCCTCCTAGACGTCCACCGTATTGTGACCCGGAGCCGTATTGTCGGTTGCCGTAGCCATAAGAATTGTAACCATCGGCAAAAGCCGAGGCAATGAGAACAACAGCGCAAATCAGAGAAAACATTCTGTAATCAAAAGTATTACGTGTAAAAATGTCAAACTGAAGTAATTCATCACATATTCATGTCTCTGTACATTCTTCAAAGATGATATTATAGAAACAGTTTCTTAAAGAAAATCTTGAAAGCTTTAAACATGCAGTCCTGTATTTTttggttctttttttaaaaactttaattaagttgtaaaacttaaaataataatagttAAAGTGAAATTATATAAACCCTCTTAAAACGAGAattcaaagattaaaatataACTCTTAGCGTAGTTGAGcgttttacttactttttgtGTTGGGTCCTGGCAAGGGCAGTAGTGTTCTATCAACACTGGGTTCGCTATATATACCCTTACCTCCTCATCTGTATTCATAGTACCTGAGTGGAATACGAGGTGCTTTGTGTAATAAATCTTGTTGTGAACGAAATGAAAGCCACATAAAGAGGGTGTTTGATGTTTGATTAAGTTTATCATTactcattttttaatttgatgttaATGGGGCTATGACTTTGAGATAGAAAACagttaatttttacaaaaaatgaataatgcgtaaaagatttatttaatttaattcaaaa containing:
- the LOC105344419 gene encoding uncharacterized protein isoform X2, whose amino-acid sequence is MVDMDTEEVSDNTEEVSDNTEEVSDNSEVSDNSEVSDNSEVSDNSEVLEEEISVVMDTVATVTGDVMGVTEVTDMERVPTRRKSHPLTDLTILNHD
- the LOC105344419 gene encoding protein GrpE isoform X1, encoding MVDMDTEEVSDNTEEVSDNTEVSDNTEVSDNTEEVSDNTEEVSDNSEVSDNSEVSDNSEVSDNSEVLEEEISVVMDTVATVTGDVMGVTEVTDMERVPTRRKSHPLTDLTILNHD